From uncultured Fusobacterium sp., one genomic window encodes:
- a CDS encoding glycerophosphodiester phosphodiesterase: MTKNFAHRGFSGKYPENTLLAFEKAIEAQADGIELDVQLTKNGEIVIIHDETIDRTTNGKGLVVDYTYEELKKFDASYIYTGQFGFNKIPTLREYFNLIKDTNIITNIELKTGINEYKGIEEKVYNLIKEFQLEGRVIISSFNHYSVLRMKAIAPRIKCGFLTETWILNPSKYIKNYCVECYHPHFAMLTPKIVNELKTLGIEINTWTVNKEEDIRDMISKGIDIIIGNFPDLTKRIIDETLNK; encoded by the coding sequence ATGACTAAAAATTTTGCTCATAGAGGTTTTAGTGGAAAATATCCTGAAAATACTCTATTAGCATTTGAAAAGGCTATTGAAGCTCAAGCTGATGGGATTGAATTAGATGTTCAATTAACAAAAAATGGAGAAATAGTTATTATTCATGATGAGACTATTGATCGTACAACTAATGGAAAGGGATTAGTTGTAGATTATACTTATGAAGAGTTAAAAAAATTTGATGCTTCATACATCTATACTGGACAATTTGGATTTAATAAAATACCTACTTTAAGAGAATATTTTAATCTTATTAAAGATACAAATATTATAACTAATATTGAATTAAAAACTGGTATCAATGAATATAAAGGAATAGAAGAAAAAGTTTATAACTTAATTAAAGAGTTTCAACTTGAGGGTAGAGTTATTATTTCAAGCTTTAACCATTACAGTGTGTTGAGAATGAAAGCTATAGCTCCTCGTATCAAATGTGGATTCCTTACTGAAACTTGGATTCTTAACCCAAGTAAATATATTAAAAATTATTGTGTTGAATGTTACCATCCACACTTTGCTATGTTGACACCTAAAATAGTAAATGAACTTAAAACTTTAGGGATTGAGATCAACACTTGGACAGTTAACAAAGAAGAAGATATTAGAGATATGATATCAAAAGGAATTGATATTATTATTGGAAACTTCCCTGATTTAACTAAAAGAATTATTGATGAAACTTTAAATAAATAA
- a CDS encoding ABC transporter ATP-binding protein, which yields MAKVVLKKVEKQYPNGFKAVHGIDLEIKDGEFMVFVGPSGCAKSTTLRMVAGLEEITGGEIWIGDKLVNDLPPKDRGIAMVFQNYALYPHMTVYDNMAFGLKMAKTPKDEIDRRVREAAEKLEITQLLDRKPKEMSGGQRQRVAVGRAIVRKPDVFLFDEPLSNLDAKLRVSMRVKITQLHKQLKAEGQTATMIYVTHDQVEAMTMGDRICVLNYGKIMQVDTPLNLYHKPANKFVAGFIGSPAMNFVVGTLEKTENETIFTFGENKHIVLPKEMREKVKNHIGKKVTLGIRPENIGNTLTNPDGDKNNFITGNLSVVEYMGNEEFLHFSIDGNDFTSRIESRKSLGLSYGGTGSFYFNMEKAHFFDIDTEENITL from the coding sequence ATGGCAAAGGTAGTTTTAAAAAAAGTTGAAAAACAATACCCTAACGGCTTTAAAGCCGTACATGGTATTGATTTAGAAATTAAAGATGGAGAATTTATGGTTTTTGTAGGACCATCTGGTTGTGCTAAATCTACTACTCTTAGAATGGTAGCTGGTCTTGAAGAAATCACTGGGGGAGAAATTTGGATAGGAGATAAATTAGTTAATGATCTTCCACCAAAAGATAGAGGTATTGCAATGGTTTTCCAAAACTATGCACTATACCCTCATATGACAGTTTATGATAATATGGCTTTTGGATTAAAAATGGCTAAAACTCCAAAAGATGAAATTGATAGAAGAGTTAGAGAAGCAGCAGAAAAGTTAGAGATAACTCAATTACTAGATAGAAAACCAAAAGAGATGTCTGGAGGACAAAGACAAAGGGTTGCAGTAGGAAGAGCAATAGTAAGAAAACCAGATGTATTCCTATTTGATGAACCACTATCAAACTTAGATGCGAAATTAAGAGTATCAATGAGAGTTAAGATAACTCAACTACATAAACAACTGAAAGCTGAAGGACAAACAGCAACAATGATCTATGTAACACATGACCAAGTAGAAGCAATGACAATGGGAGATAGAATCTGTGTATTAAACTATGGAAAGATAATGCAAGTTGATACTCCACTAAATTTATACCACAAACCAGCAAACAAATTTGTAGCAGGATTCATAGGATCTCCAGCAATGAACTTTGTTGTGGGAACATTAGAAAAAACTGAAAATGAAACTATATTTACTTTTGGAGAAAATAAGCATATAGTACTTCCAAAAGAAATGAGAGAAAAAGTAAAAAATCATATAGGTAAAAAGGTTACTTTAGGAATAAGACCTGAAAATATTGGAAATACTCTAACTAACCCTGATGGAGATAAAAATAATTTTATCACTGGAAATCTAAGTGTTGTAGAGTATATGGGAAATGAAGAGTTTCTTCATTTCTCAATAGATGGAAATGATTTCACTTCAAGAATAGAAAGTAGAAAAAGTTTAGGACTTTCATATGGTGGTACTGGTAGTTTCTATTTCAATATGGAAAAAGCTCATTTCTTTGATATTGACACAGAGGAAAATATTACTTTATAA